A portion of the Ricinus communis isolate WT05 ecotype wild-type chromosome 10, ASM1957865v1, whole genome shotgun sequence genome contains these proteins:
- the LOC8283930 gene encoding wall-associated receptor kinase-like 20, which produces MITSKSTAKPPFLSYIFFLLFFSHHSSSQKTCPNCGFMEVPYPLSTNPSCGDPNYHLRCDSHSQKLYFDAMNGSSYLVLRIMASFHRMVVKPSPWVSSTCVTQDMLVSGGLWLNQTLPFNVTSSNTVFLFNCSPRLLVSPLNCTPSSLCHSYLESSGLVDKNRSLQCASSLKPCCTFIAGGMPSAYKIRLHSSGCKAFRSILNLDPKRPASQWEEGLEIQWSSPPEPICRTQLDCSGASKCLPTGRNGPFRCLCNRGYLWDHTRGSCKRKKCNRKASLSLKVSIAVISFVSLAAVIGIIIARKSSAHANQAKLAKAREDLLKSRNGGKAARMFQLKEVKKATNSFSKDRVLGSGGFGEVYKGELQDGTVVAVKSAKVGNVKSTQQVLNEVGILSQVNHKYLVRLLGCCVEGEQPLMIYEYISNGTLQDHLHGKACTFLDWRTRLRIALQTAEALAYLHSEAHTPIYHRDVKTTNILLDEDFNVKVADFGLSRLACPGLSHVSTCAQGTLGYLDPEYYRNYQLTDKSDVYSYGVVLLELLTSQKAIDFSRNQDDVNLVIYVSQQAKNDAIMEVIDQRLLIKHPSGNILRSMKLLSELAFACLQERKVDRPSMKNVVQQLECIVQIIDQEKVLGEVNTDST; this is translated from the coding sequence ATGATCACAAGTAAATCTACTGCAAAACCACCTTTCCTTagctatattttttttcttcttttctttagccATCATTCTTCTTCCCAGAAGACCTGCCCAAACTGTGGCTTCATGGAAGTTCCTTATCCTCTGAGCACAAACCCCAGCTGTGGTGACCCAAACTATCATCTTCGCTGTGATTCCCATTCACAGAAACTTTATTTTGATGCTATGAATGGGAGTTCTTACCTTGTACTCAGAATCATGGCCTCATTTCACCGCATGGTTGTAAAACCATCACCATGGGTGTCAAGTACATGTGTTACACAAGACATGCTAGTGAGTGGGGGCCTTTGGTTGAATCAGACACTCCCTTTCAATGTCACCTCATCCAACACAGTCTTCCTCTTCAACTGCTCACCCAGGCTTCTTGTCTCTCCTCTCAATTGTACTCCTTCTAGTCTTTGTCACAGTTACTTGGAGAGCTCTGGACTTGTTGATAAAAATCGATCTCTCCAGTGTGCCAGCAGTCTCAAGCCCTGCTGCACCTTTATTGCAGGTGGAATGCCCTCAGCCTATAAGATAAGGCTTCACAGTTCGGGCTGTAAAGCATTTAGAAGCATCCTTAACTTGGATCCTAAAAGGCCTGCAAGCCAATGGGAAGAGGGATTGGAAATTCAATGGTCTTCTCCACCTGAACCAATTTGTAGAACACAGCTTGACTGTTCTGGAGCATCCAAGTGTTTACCTACTGGTAGAAATGGTCCCTTCCGTTGCCTTTGCAATAGGGGCTACCTCTGGGACCATACTCGTGGAAGTTGCAAGAGAAAAAAGTGTAACAGGAAAGCCAGCCTCAGTTTAAAGGTCTCAATAGCAGTCATCTCCTTTGTCTCTCTAGCTGCAGTAATAGGCATAATAATTGCACGCAAGTCCTCTGCACATGCTAACCAAGCAAAACTTGCGAAAGCAAGAGAAGACCTGTTAAAATCAAGGAATGGTGGGAAAGCTGCAAGGATGTTCCAGTTGAAAGAGGTAAAGAAAGCAACAAACAGTTTCTCTAAGGACAGGGTTTTGGGGAGTGGTGGCTTTGGAGAAGTCTACAAAGGTGAGCTTCAAGATGGAACAGTGGTGGCTGTTAAGTCAGCTAAAGTTGGTAATGTCAAAAGCACCCAACAAGTACTTAATGAAGTTGGAATTCTCTCTCAAGTTAATCACAAGTACTTGGTTAGACTCCTGGGTTGCTGTGTAGAAGGTGAGCAGCCTTTGATGATTTATGAGTACATTTCTAATGGGACACTCCAGGACCATTTACATGGCAAGGCTTGCACCTTTCTGGACTGGAGAACAAGGCTGAGAATTGCTCTGCAAACTGCTGAAGCATTGGCTTATTTGCATTCTGAAGCACACACACCCATTTACCACAGAGACGTCAAgacaacaaatatactactggATGAAGACTTCAATGTGAAAGTTGCTGATTTCGGGCTCTCCAGACTTGCTTGCCCAGGGCTGAGCCATGTGTCAACTTGTGCTCAAGGAACGCTAGGGTACTTGGATCCCGAATATTACCGGAACTACCAGTTAACTGACAAAAGTGATGTTTATAGTTATGGAGTTGTGTTGCTTGAGCTTTTGACTTCCCAAAAAGCCATAGACTTCTCAAGAAATCAAGATGATGTCAATCTAGTAATTTATGTGAGCCAACAAGCTAAAAATGATGCAATTATGGAAGTCATAGATCAGCGGCTGCTCATTAAGCATCCCTCAGGTAATATACTTAGAAGTATGAAACTCTTATCAGAACTCGCCTTTGCCTGTCTACAGGAAAGAAAAGTAGATAGGCCTAGCATGAAGAATGTAGTTCAACAACTTGAATGCATAGTTCAAATAATAGATCAGGAAAAAGTCCTCGGTGAAGTTAATACTGATAGTACATGA